One Chitinophaga varians DNA window includes the following coding sequences:
- a CDS encoding LytR/AlgR family response regulator transcription factor, with the protein MKIKAIAIDDEPLALELIRNYTAQFPALQLLQTFDDALSGAEFLRCRPVDLLFIDINMPDITGIDLVRSLEEKPMVIFTTAHKRFAHEGFELEALDYLLKPISMERFSRTMQKTMMQYHYKQAAVAPREPESFFVYAEYKQVRIWLDDVEYIESLEDYIRIHLLSGRPVLTLMPLKKVLEKLPHDRFRRIHRSYIVAVRSICAIAYRKVLLHSGATLPVSSTYADSIREWGGK; encoded by the coding sequence ATGAAGATAAAAGCCATCGCTATAGATGATGAACCGCTTGCACTGGAGCTGATCAGGAACTACACCGCGCAGTTCCCCGCTTTACAGCTGTTGCAGACTTTCGACGATGCACTGTCGGGCGCTGAATTCCTCCGTTGCCGCCCGGTAGACCTGCTGTTCATCGATATCAATATGCCCGATATCACCGGCATCGATCTGGTGCGTTCCCTGGAGGAAAAACCCATGGTCATTTTCACGACCGCGCATAAACGATTTGCCCATGAAGGGTTTGAACTGGAGGCATTGGACTACCTGCTGAAGCCTATCAGCATGGAACGTTTTTCAAGGACCATGCAGAAAACGATGATGCAGTACCACTACAAACAGGCTGCTGTTGCGCCCCGTGAGCCAGAGTCATTTTTCGTATATGCGGAATATAAACAGGTGAGGATATGGTTGGACGACGTGGAATATATCGAAAGCCTGGAAGATTATATCCGTATCCATCTGTTAAGCGGCCGGCCGGTGCTCACGCTGATGCCTTTGAAGAAAGTGCTGGAGAAGCTGCCGCATGACCGCTTCCGGCGTATCCATCGCAGCTATATTGTAGCGGTGCGCAGTATCTGTGCTATCGCCTACCGTAAAGTGCTGCTGCATTCCGGTGCCACATTGCCCGTCAGCAGCACTTATGCGGACAGTATACGGGAGTGGGGCGGCAAATAA